A region from the Medicago truncatula cultivar Jemalong A17 chromosome 6, MtrunA17r5.0-ANR, whole genome shotgun sequence genome encodes:
- the LOC25495773 gene encoding amino acid transporter AVT6A isoform X1: MTNLAVFSVIIADSLRFTSALSIGLAVLFLIIAVGISIIKIISGGIGMPRLFPVITDAASVFDLFTVVPVLMTAYVCHYNVQSIENELEDSSRIRGVVRTSLTLCSSVYLLTSFFGFLLFGEGVLDDVLANFDTDLGIPFGCALNDAVRLSYAAHLVLVFPVIFYALRLNVDGLIFSSSRRPLVVDNLRFSSVTIAFVLIIFLGANFIPNIWVIFQFTGATGAVCIAFIFPAAIALRDRYNIATKTDTILAILRIVLAVLSNAVAIYSDAYALINEKKA, from the exons ATGACAAATTTAGCTGTATTCTCTGTGATTATTGCAGATTCATTGAGATTCACGTCTGCATTGTCAATTGGATTAGCAGTTCTTTTCCTTATCATTGCCGTAGGGATCTCAATTATCAAGATTATTAGCGGCGGCATTGGGATGCCAAGACTCTTCCCGGTCATTACTGATGCAGCTTCAGTTTTCGATCTATTCACTGTAGTTCCGGTGCTGATGACAGCATACGTATGTCACTACAATG TTCAAAGCATAGAGAATGAACTGGAGGATTCCTCACGGATACGTGGGGTTGTGCGTACTTCCCTTACTCTATGCTCTTCGGTGTACTTACTGACAAGCTTCTTTGGGTTCCTTCTATTTGGTGAAGGAGTTCTTGATGATGTTCTTGCCAATTTTGATACTGATCTTGGAATTCCCTTCGGTTGTGCGCTCAATGATGCTGTTCGTTTGAGCTATGCTGCGCATCTTGTGCTTGTATTTCCTGTAATTTTCTACGCGTTGAGGCTCAACGTAGATGGTCTGATATTTTCCTCATCAAGAAGGCCTTTGGTTGTTGATAACTTAAGATTTTCATCAGTTACTATTGCCTTTGTTCTTATTATCTTCCTCGGAGCAAATTTCATACCGAACATTTGGGTTATTTTCCAGTTCACTGGAGCAACAGGTGCTGTCTGTATAGCATTCATATTTCCAGCTGCAATCGCTCTGAG GGATCGATACAACATAGCAACTAAAACAGATACGATTCTGGCTATCCTTAGGATAGTGCTAGCGGTTTTGTCAAATGCTGTGGCGATATACAGTGATGCTTATGCTTTGATCAACGAGAAGAAAGCATAA
- the LOC25495773 gene encoding amino acid transporter AVT6B isoform X2 — protein sequence MWEDNINAVSYIDPLVCFIDLLSGDYIVCSLFSVQSIENELEDSSRIRGVVRTSLTLCSSVYLLTSFFGFLLFGEGVLDDVLANFDTDLGIPFGCALNDAVRLSYAAHLVLVFPVIFYALRLNVDGLIFSSSRRPLVVDNLRFSSVTIAFVLIIFLGANFIPNIWVIFQFTGATGAVCIAFIFPAAIALRDRYNIATKTDTILAILRIVLAVLSNAVAIYSDAYALINEKKA from the exons ATGTGGGAGGATAACATCAATGCAGTTAGCTATATAGATCCACTTGTTTGCTTCATAGATTTATTATCTGGTGATTACATTGTGTGCTCTTTGTTTTCAGTTCAAAGCATAGAGAATGAACTGGAGGATTCCTCACGGATACGTGGGGTTGTGCGTACTTCCCTTACTCTATGCTCTTCGGTGTACTTACTGACAAGCTTCTTTGGGTTCCTTCTATTTGGTGAAGGAGTTCTTGATGATGTTCTTGCCAATTTTGATACTGATCTTGGAATTCCCTTCGGTTGTGCGCTCAATGATGCTGTTCGTTTGAGCTATGCTGCGCATCTTGTGCTTGTATTTCCTGTAATTTTCTACGCGTTGAGGCTCAACGTAGATGGTCTGATATTTTCCTCATCAAGAAGGCCTTTGGTTGTTGATAACTTAAGATTTTCATCAGTTACTATTGCCTTTGTTCTTATTATCTTCCTCGGAGCAAATTTCATACCGAACATTTGGGTTATTTTCCAGTTCACTGGAGCAACAGGTGCTGTCTGTATAGCATTCATATTTCCAGCTGCAATCGCTCTGAG GGATCGATACAACATAGCAACTAAAACAGATACGATTCTGGCTATCCTTAGGATAGTGCTAGCGGTTTTGTCAAATGCTGTGGCGATATACAGTGATGCTTATGCTTTGATCAACGAGAAGAAAGCATAA